The following proteins are co-located in the Acinetobacter shaoyimingii genome:
- a CDS encoding DHA2 family efflux MFS transporter permease subunit, whose protein sequence is MNSTALYGDLKGGKLALAAFVLALANFMVVLDMTIANVSVTHITGSLAVSSTQGTWVITSYAVAEAICVPLTGWLAGRFGAVRVFGLSLLGFTVFSILCGLSSSLAMLVICRIGQGIFGGPIMPLSQMLLMRIFPPEKQSQAMGMWAMTTVVGPILGPILGGSISDNLSWHWIFFINIPVGILCGFAALKLLKSAETPIAKLKIDTVGLSLLILWIGALQLMLDLGHEKDWFNNTSIWILAIITIVGFITFVIWEMTEKHPVVDIKIFRYRGFTLATFALALGFGAFFGSIVLIPQWLQINLGYTATWAGYLTATMGVGSLTMSPIVAKLATKYDQRALACFGLLLLSGVTLMRAFWTTNADFMALALPQIIQGFAVPFFFIPLTNLALASVKVEEMASAAGLMNFLRTMAGAIGASLAVTIWDDHAKVARSEMVSNLNIEQTQQHLIDHGYSEGSVMGIVSNLVDKEAMTLSVNHVFLILAGVFLLAALIIWAAPKAKGAVEGGHAH, encoded by the coding sequence ATGAATAGCACAGCGCTTTATGGCGATTTAAAAGGTGGCAAACTTGCCTTAGCCGCCTTTGTATTGGCACTGGCCAATTTTATGGTGGTCTTGGATATGACCATTGCCAATGTCTCTGTCACACACATTACAGGGAGTTTGGCGGTATCGAGTACGCAAGGGACGTGGGTTATTACCTCTTATGCCGTTGCAGAGGCAATTTGTGTTCCACTGACAGGATGGCTGGCTGGACGTTTTGGTGCAGTTCGGGTGTTTGGGCTCAGCTTATTGGGTTTTACGGTCTTTTCAATTTTGTGTGGATTGTCCAGTAGCCTTGCCATGTTAGTGATTTGTCGTATTGGGCAAGGGATTTTTGGTGGTCCAATTATGCCACTGAGTCAAATGTTGCTCATGCGTATTTTTCCTCCCGAAAAGCAATCTCAAGCCATGGGTATGTGGGCCATGACCACGGTGGTTGGTCCAATTTTAGGTCCAATTTTGGGCGGTTCAATCAGTGACAATTTATCTTGGCATTGGATTTTCTTTATTAATATTCCAGTGGGTATTTTGTGTGGTTTCGCTGCATTGAAACTATTGAAATCTGCTGAAACGCCAATTGCCAAACTAAAAATTGATACCGTGGGTTTATCGCTCCTTATTCTTTGGATTGGTGCGCTACAACTGATGCTCGATTTGGGACATGAAAAAGACTGGTTTAACAATACCAGCATTTGGATACTCGCCATTATCACCATTGTCGGTTTTATCACCTTTGTGATTTGGGAGATGACCGAGAAGCATCCTGTGGTCGATATCAAAATATTTAGATATCGAGGGTTTACCCTAGCAACCTTTGCACTGGCACTAGGGTTCGGCGCTTTCTTTGGTAGTATTGTGCTCATTCCGCAGTGGCTACAGATTAACTTGGGGTATACCGCCACATGGGCTGGTTATTTAACAGCAACCATGGGCGTTGGCAGTTTGACCATGTCGCCGATTGTTGCAAAACTTGCTACCAAATACGATCAAAGGGCATTAGCCTGCTTTGGTTTGTTATTACTCAGTGGCGTGACCTTAATGCGAGCCTTTTGGACCACCAATGCCGATTTTATGGCCTTGGCATTGCCACAAATCATTCAAGGTTTTGCCGTTCCATTTTTCTTTATTCCATTGACAAATTTGGCTTTGGCTTCAGTCAAAGTGGAAGAAATGGCATCTGCTGCTGGGTTAATGAACTTCTTAAGAACCATGGCCGGTGCAATTGGTGCATCACTGGCGGTGACCATTTGGGATGATCATGCCAAAGTTGCTCGTAGTGAAATGGTGTCGAATTTAAACATTGAGCAGACCCAACAGCACTTGATCGATCATGGTTATAGTGAGGGCAGTGTAATGGGTATTGTGTCCAACTTGGTCGATAAAGAAGCCATGACGCTGTCGGTCAATCATGTGTTTTTGATTTTAGCAGGAGTGTTTTTACTCGCAGCTTTAATTATCTGGGCGGCACCGAAAGCCAAAGGTGCTGTTGAAGGTGGTCATGCACATTGA
- a CDS encoding thioesterase family protein, which translates to MIDSQKKWTGSIQLGSKVDLSIVLNQLTQVFNTSPYFAFNGMQMRVVGDQIEGYIEMKPNLIGNISFQILHGGVAATLLDSIGGIVAMAELYRRSEPDQLAETLKKVSRLATVDMRVDYLSPGRGQYFIATAEVMRMGRKGCTMRMIMKNDEGKEIAAGIASYAY; encoded by the coding sequence ATGATAGATTCGCAAAAAAAATGGACGGGCAGTATCCAACTCGGCTCGAAAGTTGATTTGAGTATAGTTTTAAACCAACTAACTCAAGTATTTAATACCTCTCCCTACTTTGCTTTTAATGGCATGCAAATGCGTGTGGTCGGTGACCAAATTGAAGGCTACATTGAAATGAAGCCAAATTTGATTGGTAATATTTCATTCCAAATTTTACACGGTGGTGTGGCAGCAACTTTACTCGATAGTATTGGCGGTATTGTCGCAATGGCTGAGTTGTATCGTCGTTCTGAACCTGATCAGCTTGCTGAAACCTTAAAAAAAGTTTCTCGTTTAGCGACAGTTGATATGCGTGTCGATTATTTATCACCTGGTCGTGGTCAATATTTTATTGCAACCGCTGAAGTGATGCGTATGGGAAGAAAAGGCTGCACCATGCGAATGATCATGAAAAATGATGAAGGTAAAGAGATTGCTGCGGGTATTGCATCTTACGCTTATTAA
- a CDS encoding HlyD family secretion protein produces the protein MKSKRKKLLTIFAIILVVIALIYAIWSFIFGNTVNTDNAYVGAQTAQVTSMVSGQVKQVLVNDTDQVKKGQVLAIIDPRDANIALAQAEAELAKAERQFSQSSANSSSLNSQILVSNDDIKSAEAQVAQAQVNLERAQIELNRRQQLIGSGAISKEELTTSQSAYNTAQANLNVAKAGLAQAQSKRKAAESNLAANEALIKGTNQGTAPDVLVAKAKVDQAKLDLERTTIVAPLDGVVAQRNVQVGQRVAPGSNLLSVVPLSEIYVDANFKESQLKDVRVGQKATLTSDLYGDDVEFHGTVVGFAGGTGAAFALIPAQNATGNWIKVVQRLPVRIKLDPESLDKYPLRVGLSMDATIDLKSK, from the coding sequence ATGAAATCTAAACGCAAAAAATTATTGACGATATTTGCCATTATTTTAGTGGTGATTGCCTTAATTTATGCCATTTGGAGTTTCATATTTGGAAATACTGTCAATACAGACAATGCCTATGTCGGTGCACAAACAGCGCAAGTGACCTCTATGGTCAGTGGTCAAGTCAAACAAGTTTTGGTCAATGATACTGATCAAGTCAAAAAAGGTCAGGTGCTCGCGATCATTGATCCGCGTGATGCCAATATTGCATTGGCGCAAGCTGAAGCTGAACTTGCTAAAGCAGAACGTCAATTTTCCCAAAGTTCAGCAAACAGCAGTTCTTTAAATTCGCAAATTTTGGTCAGTAATGATGATATTAAAAGTGCCGAAGCCCAAGTTGCTCAAGCGCAAGTGAATTTGGAACGTGCGCAAATTGAATTGAATCGACGTCAACAATTGATAGGCTCTGGGGCCATTTCAAAAGAAGAACTCACGACATCACAAAGTGCGTATAACACGGCTCAAGCCAATTTGAATGTGGCAAAAGCAGGCTTGGCACAAGCTCAATCGAAACGTAAGGCAGCGGAAAGTAATTTGGCTGCAAACGAAGCTTTGATTAAGGGGACAAATCAGGGAACAGCTCCAGACGTATTGGTGGCTAAAGCTAAAGTTGATCAAGCCAAACTGGATTTAGAACGAACCACCATTGTTGCGCCTTTAGATGGGGTAGTCGCACAGCGTAATGTTCAAGTCGGTCAACGTGTTGCACCAGGCTCTAACTTGCTCAGCGTAGTGCCATTATCTGAAATTTATGTCGATGCGAACTTTAAAGAAAGTCAGCTTAAGGATGTTCGTGTTGGTCAGAAAGCAACATTAACCTCAGATCTGTATGGCGATGATGTTGAGTTTCATGGCACGGTGGTGGGTTTTGCAGGGGGAACAGGTGCAGCATTTGCTTTGATTCCTGCACAAAATGCAACAGGTAACTGGATTAAAGTGGTTCAGCGCTTACCTGTCAGAATCAAATTGGATCCTGAGAGTTTAGACAAATATCCACTGCGTGTGGGTTTGTCGATGGATGCTACGATTGATCTAAAGTCGAAGTAA
- the hemB gene encoding porphobilinogen synthase: MTYTFNRPAFPATRMRRIRKNDKLRAMVRETQLTTDHLIYPVFVLPGQNQTQDIPSMPNIQRLSADLLLNKAEKLLELGVSKLALFPVTPQEDKSLTAEAAWDENGLVQSTVRLLKKELPEMVLITDGALDPYTTHGQDGIIDDTGYVLNDETVECLIKQALSHAEAGADVVAPSDMMDGRIGAIRQALEANGHIYTNIMAYSAKYASSFYGPFRDAVGSSSNLKGGNKYNYQMDIGNRAEALHEIALDIQEGADMVIVKPGMPYLDIVREVKDTFGIPTFVYQVSGEYAMLAGAIQNGWLSESVIIESLMSCRRAGADGIWTYFAEDAAKMLKGLK, translated from the coding sequence ATGACTTATACGTTTAATCGCCCAGCATTTCCTGCTACACGCATGCGCCGTATTCGAAAAAATGACAAGCTTAGAGCGATGGTGAGAGAAACACAGCTCACTACAGATCACCTCATTTATCCGGTATTTGTCTTGCCTGGCCAGAACCAAACTCAAGACATTCCAAGTATGCCAAACATTCAGCGACTTTCGGCCGATTTGTTGTTAAACAAGGCAGAAAAGTTATTGGAATTAGGTGTGTCGAAACTGGCATTGTTTCCAGTCACCCCTCAAGAAGATAAAAGTTTAACCGCAGAAGCGGCTTGGGACGAAAATGGACTGGTTCAAAGCACAGTGCGTTTACTGAAAAAAGAACTGCCTGAAATGGTCCTCATCACCGATGGTGCACTTGACCCGTATACCACACATGGTCAAGACGGCATTATTGATGACACAGGTTATGTCTTGAATGATGAAACAGTTGAATGTCTCATTAAACAAGCGTTAAGTCATGCCGAAGCTGGCGCAGATGTTGTTGCACCAAGTGACATGATGGATGGTCGTATTGGGGCTATTCGCCAAGCTTTAGAAGCCAATGGTCATATCTATACCAATATCATGGCGTATTCTGCGAAGTATGCATCGAGCTTCTATGGTCCTTTCCGTGATGCTGTGGGTTCATCTAGCAACTTAAAAGGCGGCAATAAATACAACTACCAAATGGACATTGGCAATCGTGCAGAAGCCTTGCATGAAATTGCGTTAGATATTCAAGAAGGTGCAGACATGGTGATTGTCAAACCAGGTATGCCGTATTTGGATATTGTTCGTGAAGTGAAAGATACTTTTGGTATTCCAACTTTTGTCTACCAAGTGAGTGGCGAATACGCCATGTTGGCGGGTGCAATCCAAAATGGTTGGTTGTCTGAAAGTGTGATTATTGAATCCCTTATGAGCTGTCGCCGTGCAGGTGCCGATGGGATCTGGACTTATTTTGCTGAAGATGCTGCAAAAATGCTAAAAGGCTTGAAATAA